The following coding sequences lie in one Phragmites australis chromosome 8, lpPhrAust1.1, whole genome shotgun sequence genomic window:
- the LOC133927696 gene encoding uncharacterized protein LOC133927696, whose translation MTTLKVDPRMTRLLERTGIALRRNNRMPPPPAICEEWWGQAGDFIKRRPKVQPKFGLGYHNTKSYNTEDEGPEDVWVHCFTMTAALGDNINPSYQVPQQNLGEIMAVEVDEELNATSVPQELEDGGQPTIDELVEINLGTKDDPRPIFVSATLTEEEREYYRSFLMEYRDCFAWNYKEMPGLDPRVATHKLAIDPQFHPVKQPPRHLRPEFQDQVIAEVDRLITAGFIKEIQYPRWLANIVPVEKKNGQVRVCVDFRDLNRACPKDEFPLPITEMVVDSTTGFGALSFMDGSSGYNQIKMDPHDAFNTAFRTPKGNFYYTVMPFGLKNAGATYQRAMTYILDDLIHHSVECYVDDMVVKTKDRRNHQDDLRVVFERLRRHQLKMNPLKCAFAVQSGVFLGFVVRYRGIEIEPKKIKAILNMPPPQELKELKSLQGKLAYIRRFISNLSGRIQPFSKLMKKGAPFVWDEECQNGFDNIKKYLLNPPVLAAPVKGRPLILYIAAQPASIGALLAQHNDEGKEVACYYLSRTMVGAEHNYAPVEKLCLALIFALKKLRHYMLAHEIQLVARADPIRYVLSQPVLIGRLGKWALLMMEFDITFVPQRAIKGQALAEFLAAHPVPDDSPLVTNLPDEEVFTTKLEAPWELYFDGASRTEAEPDGTPRRRAGAGLVFKTPQGGVMYHSFSLLKEECSNNEAEYEAFIFGLLLALSMEVHSLRVHGDSQLIVRQINDIYEVRKPELVPYYNAAQVLMKKFNHIEVVHVPRGRNAPADALAKLAAALVLPEGEPAQVTIEERWLLPAVLELVPKEYEVNTVTTNAVEEDDWLRPFLNYFKHGSLPDDPVKRRQLQRRLPFYVYKAGVLYRRSYGQEVLLRCVNRSEAEKVLREMHHGVCGGHQSGPKMYHSIRLAGYYWPGIMADCIRVAKSCHGCQIHGDFKHQPPAALHPTIPSWPFDAWGIDVIGPIDPPSSGGHRFILAATDYFSKWAEAVPLREVKSGNVINFLERQIIYRFGIPHHITSDNAKAFKSDKMHRFMDKYKIKWNYSTGYYPQANGMIEAFNKTLGKILKKTVHKHRRDWHDRLFEALWAYRVTVRTPTQATPYSLVYGCEAVLPLEIQLPSLRVAIYEELTQDEQIQLRFQELDALEEERLHALQDLELYRQNMVRAYDKLVKQRVFKKGELVLVLRRPIIITHKTKGKFEPKWEGPYVIEQVYDGGAYQLVDQQGSRPMPPINGRFLKKYFA comes from the coding sequence ATGACGACCCTAAAGGTCGATCCTAGAATGACTCGCCTACTGGAAAGGACGGGGATCGCTCTTCGTCGGAACAATAGGATGCCGCCGCCACCCGCTATATGTGAGGAATGGTGGGGGCAAGCAGGGGACTTTATCAAAAGAAGACCCAAGGTTCAGCCAAAGTTCGGGCTCGGCTACCACAACACAAAGAGCTACAACACTGAAGATGAAGGACCTGAAGACGTTTGGGTTCACTGCTTCACCATGACTGCTGCCTTGGGAGACAACATCAACCCCTCCTACCAAGTTCCACAACAAAATCTTGGTGAGATAATGGCCGTTGAGGTCGATGAAGAGCTCAATGCTACATCGGTACCTCAGGAACTTGAAGATGGTGGGCAACCAACCATTGATGAGCTCGTAGAGATCAACCTGGGGACAAAGGATGATCCACGGCCTATCTTCGTTAGCGCCACGCTTACAGAAGAAGAACGTGAATACTATCGAAGCTTCCTGATGGAATACCGAGATTGCTTTGCCTGGAACTATAAGGAGATGCCGGGGTTAGATCCTCGTGTCGCCACTCACAAGTTGGCAATTGACCCACAGTTCCATCCCGTAAAACAGCCACCAAGGCACTTGCGACCGGAATTTCAAGACCAAGTCATCGCCGAGGTTGATAGGCTCATCACGGCGGGATTCATCAAAGAGATACAATATCCCCGCTGGCTCGCCAACATCGTCCCTGTGGAGAAGAAGAATGGACAAGTTCGAGTCTGCGTTGACTTTCGTGACTTGAATAGGGCCTGTCCCAAGGATGAATTCCCACTGCCAATCACAGAGATGGTTGTTGATTCTACTACAGGCTTTGGTGCCCTGTCCTTCATGGATGGGTCATCAGGCTATAATCAGATCAAGATGGATCCACATGATGCCTTTAACACAGCGTTTAGGACTCCCAAGGGCAACTTCTACTACACAGTGATGCCTTTCGGGTTGAAGAATGCTGGCGCAACATATCAGCGTGCCATGACATACATCCTCGATGACCTAATTCATCACTCGGTAGAGTGCTACGTCGACGACATGGTGGTGAAAACTAAAGACCGTAGGAACCATCAAGATGACCTACGAGTTGTCTTTGAGCGACTGCGTCGACACCAACTCAAGATGAATCCACTGAAGTGTGCCTTTGCCGTCCAATCTGGCGTCTTCCTCGGCTTTGTCGTTCGATATCGAGGCATCGAGATTGAGCCGAAAAAGATCAAGGCAATCCTCAATATGCCGCCTCCTCAGGAGCTCAAGGAACTGAAGTCATTGCAAGGGAAGCTGGCGTACATccggcgcttcatctccaaccTTTCTGGGCGCATCCAACCATTTTCGAAGCTCATGAAGAAAGGTGCACCATTCGTGTGGGATGAAGAGTGTCAAAACGGCTTTGACAACATCAAAAAGTATCTTCTTAATCCTCCTGTTTTGGCTGCTCCTGTAAAGGGGCGCCCGCTTATCCTCTATATTGCAGCACAACCTGCTTCAATAGGCGCCCTGCTCGCTCAACACAATGACGAGGGTAAGGAGGTGGCATGCTACTACCTGAGCCGCACCATGGTGGGTGCAGAACACAATTACGCCCCCGTCGAGAAGTTATGCCTGGCCCTAATCTTCGCCTTAAAGAAGCTAAGGCACTACATGTTGGCACATGAAATCCAGCTTGTTGCAAGAGCGGATCCTATAAGGTACGTTCTAAGTCAGCCTGTGCTCATTGGGCGACTTGGTAAATGGGCTCTGCTCATGATGGAATTCGACATCACTTTTGTGCCACAGAGGGCGATCAAGGGACAGGCCCTGGCGGAGTTTCTTGCTGCGCACCCAGTCCCAGATGACTCCCCTCTCGTCACAAACTTACCGGATGAGGAAGTTTTCACCACCAAACTTGAAGCCCCATGGGAGCTGTATTTCGATGGAGCCTCACGCACGGAGGCCGAGCCTGATGGAACCCCAAGGAGGAGAGCAGGAGCGGGACTGGTATTCAAGACCCCACAAGGAGGAGTAATGTATCATTCATTCTCTCTCCTTAAGGAAGAATGCTCCAACAATGAGGCGGAGTACGAGGCGTTCATCTTTGGCCTCCTCTTGGCGCTCTCCATGGAGGTACATTCCTTACGAGTTCATGGAGATTCCCAACTCATTGTTCGACAGATCAATGATATCTATGAGGTTCGAAAGCCAGAGCTGGTGCCATACTACAATGCGGCCCAGGTactcatgaaaaaattcaaccATATTGAAGTTGTCCATGTCCCACGAGGTAGGAATGCACCAGCCGATGCCTTGGCAAAGCTTGCTGCAGCACTCGTGCTTCCAGAAGGTGAACCCGCACAAGTGACTATTGAAGAAAGGTGGCTCCTCCCTGCTGTTCTAGAGCTCGTCCCTAAGGAGTATGAAGTCAACACCGTCACGACGAATGCTGTCGAGGAGGACGACTGGCTTAGGCCCTTCCTCAACTACTTCAAGCATGGCAGTCTCCCCGACGATCCAGTCAAAAGACGACAACTGCAACGACGGCTCCCCTTCTATGTCTACAAGGCGGGAGTCCTATACAGGCGCTCTTATGGGCAAGAAGTCCTTCTCCGATGTGTCAACCGAAGCGAAGCTGAGAAAGTCCTTCGAGAGATGCATCATGGAGTATGTGGTGGGCATCAAAGCGGACCAAAGATGTATCACAGCATTCGACTTGCTGGATACTATTGGCCCGGCATTATGGCAGACTGTATAAGGGTAGCAAAGAGTTGCCATGGATGCCAGATTCATGGCGACTTCAAGCATCAACCACCAGCTGCTCTCCATCCAACTATTCCCTCATGGCCATTTGACGCTTGGGGGATTGATGTTATCGGCCCGATTGACCCTCCTTCCTCGGGAGGCCATCGCTTCATCCTTGCCGCTACGGATTACTTCTCCAAGTGGGCGGAAGCTGTGCCACTACGTGAAGTCAAAAGTGGCAACGTCATCAACTTCTTGGAACGGCAAATCATATACCGCTTCGGGATCCCACATCACATCACCTCCGACAATGCCAAAGCATTCAAGTCTGATAAAATGCACAGGTTCATGGATAAATACAAGATCAAGTGGAACTACTCCACCGGCTACTATCCTCAGGCGAACGGGATGATCGAGGCGTTTAACAAGACCCTTGGCAAGATACTCAAGAAGACAGTGCACAAGCACCGAAGGGATTGGCATGATCGCCTATTTGAAGCTCTGTGGGCATACCGTGTCACAGTTCGTACCCCAACCCAAGCCACCCCATACTCTCTCGTCTATGGGTGTGAAGCAGTCTTGCCGCTGGAGATCCAACTGCCATCCCTACGGGTGGCTATTTATGAGGAGCTCACTCAGGATGAACAGATACAGCTTCGGTTCCAGGAGCTCGACGCCTTAGAAGAAGAGCGTCTCCACGCCCTCCAAGACCTAGAGTTGTATCGCCAAAACATGGTGAGAGCCTACGACAAGCTCGTCAAGCAACGAGTCTTCAAGAAAGGCGAACTGGTGCTTGTACTGCGACGCCCCATCATCATCACGCACAAGACAAAGGGCAAATTTGAACCGAAGTGGGAGGGGCCATACGTCATCGAGCAAGTATATGATGGAGGTGCCTATCAGCTGGTTGACCAACAAGGATCCCGGCCGATGCCCCCAATCAATGGGaggtttttgaaaaaatattttgcttAA